Below is a window of Halanaerobiales bacterium DNA.
AAATACTATTAGTTTTTCTATATCATCTACCTCCATATCTTTTAAAACATCATTGGTAACTTTAATATGTTTTTCAGCCTGAGGATTACTGCTATCAACTACATGTAATATGAGATCTGCCTTTTTAATTTCTTCTAAAGTAGCACGAAAAGAAGCAACTAATTGATGAGGTAAATTATCTATAAATCCTACTGTATCAGTTAATATAATTTCTCTACCATTAGGAAGTTGCATATTTCTTAAGGTAGAATCAAGAGTAGCAAATAATTTGTTAGCTACTTCATTGTTAGATCCGGTTAGTAAATTCATAAGAGTGGATTTTCCAGCATTAGTATATCCAACAAGAGCGACAAGAGGATCATTTCGTTCTTTACGTTGTATTTCTCGATTTTTTTTAACTTTATTTAATTTTTCTTCAAGATTATGAATTCTTTTGCTAATACGTCTTCTATCAGTTTCAAGTTTACTTTCCCCAGGTCCTCTGGTTCCAATTCCACCTGCTAAACGCGAAAGTTCTTCACCTTTACCAGTTAGCCGTGGTAATAAATATTCTAGTTGGGCTTTTTCTACCTGTAATTTACTTTCTTTTGTATGTGCGTGTTGAGAAAAGATATTTAAAATTAATTGTGTCCTATCCATAACATTTGTTTCTAAATCTTCTTCTAAATTTCGATGTTGGGCTGGTGTTAATTCATGATCAAAAATGATTAAATTTGCAGAAGTATGTTCAACAGTATTTTTTAATTCTTTTAATTTTCCTGAACCTATATAATAAGCTGCATCTATTTTTTTGCGACTGTGTAATAATTTGCCTAAAACTTGAATTTGGGCAGTTTTAGCCAATTTATTTAATTCTTCTACAGAACTTTTAACTTTACCAATTAAAATAGCTTTTTCTTGCTGATTTTTTATTTTATAAAGATCTTTATTATTTCCGATAATTATCCCGTCATAAATGCAGACGGTTTTCACCTACCTTTCATTTTATATTATTATATCATAAAAAATAGGGGGTGGTAAAATTAATTCATTTGTGATATAATTAACAAGGAATAAATGAAATAATATCTATTATAGGAAAGGTGATATTAATGAAAGTTAAAAAACCAGAAATGATAGTTGAAAAACTTATTAAAGCTGGAAAGAAAAAAGATGAAATTACTATAGTAAATAGTTTGATTTTAGGTTTTTTAGCAGGTGCTTTTATAGCTTTAGGTGGACTGGTAGCAATAAGAATTGTAGCATCTTTGCCAAAGGATATCTGGGGAAGTATGGGTAGATTATTTTTTGCTGCGGTTTTTCCTGTAGGATTGATAATGATTATTTTTACAGGTTCAGAACTTGCAACTGGAAATATGACAACTCAGCCTTTAGCCTGGTTAAATGGTGATATAAAATTAAAAAATGTCTTTAAAAATTGGTTTTTTGTTTTTCTTGGTAATATAATTGGTTCCTTATTTGTAGCATATTTTTTTGCCTGTATTTCTGGTATTTTAGGTGCAGAACCTCAGGCTTCATATGTAGTGAATTTAGCAAATAATAAAATAAATATGACTTGGATTGAAGCTTTCTGGCGTGGTGTAGGATGTAATTGGCTGGTAGGGATAGCAATCTGGATGTCTTTTGCCACTGATAGATTAATTGGGAAAATAT
It encodes the following:
- a CDS encoding formate/nitrite transporter family protein; this translates as MKVKKPEMIVEKLIKAGKKKDEITIVNSLILGFLAGAFIALGGLVAIRIVASLPKDIWGSMGRLFFAAVFPVGLIMIIFTGSELATGNMTTQPLAWLNGDIKLKNVFKNWFFVFLGNIIGSLFVAYFFACISGILGAEPQASYVVNLANNKINMTWIEAFWRGVGCNWLVGIAIWMSFATDRLIGKIFAVWWPIMTFVAIGFEHSIANTFFVPAGLFIGNTASYSGTVLNAGWQTFILKNLVPVTLGNIFGAVVFVSLTGWYLYSYKSHKRIVKEGFRESA
- the hflX gene encoding GTPase HflX; the protein is MKTVCIYDGIIIGNNKDLYKIKNQQEKAILIGKVKSSVEELNKLAKTAQIQVLGKLLHSRKKIDAAYYIGSGKLKELKNTVEHTSANLIIFDHELTPAQHRNLEEDLETNVMDRTQLILNIFSQHAHTKESKLQVEKAQLEYLLPRLTGKGEELSRLAGGIGTRGPGESKLETDRRRISKRIHNLEEKLNKVKKNREIQRKERNDPLVALVGYTNAGKSTLMNLLTGSNNEVANKLFATLDSTLRNMQLPNGREIILTDTVGFIDNLPHQLVASFRATLEEIKKADLILHVVDSSNPQAEKHIKVTNDVLKDMEVDDIEKLIVFNKIDKCQNGDLKSLELQYPDHLSISSLTGEGKDKLLEKIKSILEKSLVKVNLKLPYNKANWIEKIHNKGQVIEESYSKNNIYIKAKIPKKFEQILSKFKIEK